In Streptococcus oralis, a single window of DNA contains:
- the alr gene encoding alanine racemase yields the protein MKASPHRPTKARIHLGAIRQNIQQMGAHIPEGTLKWAVVKANAYGHGAVAVAKAIQNDVDGFCVSNIDEAIELRQAGLSKKILILGVSELEAVDLAKEYDIILTVAGLEWIQALLVKEADLAGLTVHLKIDSGMGRIGFREASEAEQAQDLLQQHGASVEGIFTHFATADEESDDYFNEQLERFKTILASMKEAPELVHASNSATTLWHAETIFNAVRMGNAMYGLNPSGEVLNLPYDLKSALTLESALVHVKTVPAGACMGYGATYQADSEQVIATVPIGYADGWTRDMQNFFVLVDGQACPIVGRVSMDQITIRLPKPYPLGTKVTLIGSNGDKEITATQVATYRGTINYEVVCLLSDRIPREYY from the coding sequence ATGAAAGCTAGTCCACATAGACCGACCAAGGCTCGGATTCATCTGGGAGCTATTCGACAAAATATTCAGCAAATGGGGGCTCATATCCCTGAAGGAACGCTCAAGTGGGCAGTGGTCAAGGCCAATGCCTATGGTCATGGAGCAGTTGCCGTTGCCAAGGCTATTCAAAATGATGTTGATGGATTTTGTGTTTCCAATATTGATGAAGCTATTGAACTTCGTCAGGCTGGACTTAGCAAGAAAATTCTCATCTTAGGAGTTTCTGAGCTAGAAGCCGTTGACCTAGCTAAAGAATACGACATCATATTGACAGTGGCTGGACTGGAGTGGATTCAAGCACTCTTAGTTAAGGAAGCTGATTTAGCTGGTTTGACAGTCCACCTCAAGATTGATTCAGGAATGGGACGGATTGGTTTTAGAGAAGCAAGTGAGGCTGAGCAGGCTCAAGACTTACTCCAACAACACGGTGCTAGTGTTGAAGGGATTTTTACCCACTTTGCTACTGCAGACGAGGAATCAGATGACTACTTTAATGAGCAGTTAGAACGGTTTAAAACTATTTTGGCCAGTATGAAGGAAGCTCCAGAGCTGGTTCATGCTAGTAATTCTGCAACGACTCTTTGGCATGCAGAGACCATTTTTAACGCCGTCCGTATGGGAAATGCCATGTATGGCCTGAATCCCAGTGGAGAAGTTTTAAATCTCCCTTATGATTTAAAATCAGCCTTGACCTTGGAGTCTGCTTTAGTCCATGTCAAGACAGTTCCAGCTGGAGCTTGCATGGGCTACGGAGCGACCTATCAGGCAGACAGCGAGCAAGTCATTGCGACGGTGCCAATCGGTTATGCGGATGGTTGGACACGTGACATGCAGAATTTCTTTGTCTTGGTAGATGGACAAGCTTGCCCAATCGTCGGACGAGTTTCTATGGACCAGATTACTATTCGATTGCCTAAGCCTTACCCACTTGGAACCAAGGTAACCTTGATTGGCTCCAACGGGGACAAGGAGATCACAGCTACTCAGGTTGCGACCTATCGTGGGACTATTAATTATGAGGTGGTTTGTCTTCTCAGCGATCGCATTCCGAGAGAATATTATTAG
- the acpS gene encoding holo-ACP synthase, whose product MIVGHGIDIEELASIERAVTRHNGFAKRVLTTKEMERFTSLKGRRQIEYLAGRWSAKEAFSKAMGTGIGKLTFQDLEVLNNERGAPYFSQAPFSGKIWLSISHTDQFVTASVILEENHES is encoded by the coding sequence ATGATAGTTGGACACGGAATTGACATCGAAGAATTGGCTTCGATAGAACGAGCAGTTACACGGCACAATGGCTTTGCCAAGCGGGTGCTGACTACTAAGGAAATGGAGCGCTTTACCAGTCTCAAAGGGCGCAGACAAATCGAATACTTGGCAGGTCGTTGGTCGGCTAAGGAGGCTTTTTCCAAGGCTATGGGGACAGGAATTGGCAAACTGACCTTTCAGGATTTGGAAGTTTTGAACAATGAACGAGGCGCGCCTTATTTTAGTCAGGCACCATTTTCAGGAAAGATTTGGCTATCGATCAGCCATACAGATCAGTTTGTGACAGCCAGTGTCATTTTGGAGGAAAATCATGAAAGCTAG
- a CDS encoding 3-deoxy-7-phosphoheptulonate synthase — protein sequence MAFIEKGQEIDIEAIKAATQLSPESLRKKEARDRELAAIISGEDDRILLVMGPCSSDNEEAVLEYARRLADLQKKVADKIFIVMRVYTAKPRTNGDGYKGMIHQPNTSEAPSLINGLQAVRQLHYRVITETGLTTADEMLYPSNLVLVDDLVSYHAVGARSVEDQEHRFVASGIDAPVGMKNPTSGNLGVMFNAIYAAQNKQTFLYHGQEVETSGNPLAHVILRGALNEYGENEPNFYYETLLNAINRYEIMGLENPFIIIDTNHDNSGKQYMEQIRIVRQALLNRDWNEKIKKTVRGFMIESYLADGRQNQPEVFGCSITDPCLGWENTVALVEEIYTTLTK from the coding sequence ATGGCATTTATCGAAAAAGGTCAAGAAATTGATATTGAAGCAATCAAGGCTGCGACCCAGCTGTCACCTGAATCCTTGCGAAAGAAAGAAGCCCGCGATAGAGAGTTGGCAGCCATCATCTCGGGTGAGGACGACCGAATCCTTTTGGTGATGGGGCCGTGCTCTTCAGACAATGAAGAAGCAGTGCTTGAATATGCTCGTCGCTTAGCAGACTTGCAGAAAAAAGTTGCGGATAAAATCTTTATCGTGATGCGTGTCTATACAGCAAAACCTCGTACTAATGGAGATGGCTATAAAGGCATGATTCATCAACCAAATACCAGCGAAGCGCCTAGTCTCATCAATGGTTTGCAGGCTGTTCGTCAGCTGCACTACCGTGTGATTACGGAGACTGGTTTGACGACAGCTGATGAGATGCTTTATCCGTCAAATCTCGTTTTGGTTGATGACCTGGTCAGCTACCATGCTGTAGGGGCTCGTTCAGTGGAAGACCAGGAACACCGCTTTGTAGCCTCTGGTATTGATGCTCCAGTTGGGATGAAAAATCCAACATCTGGGAACCTTGGGGTCATGTTTAATGCCATCTATGCGGCTCAAAACAAGCAAACCTTCCTTTACCATGGCCAAGAAGTGGAAACTTCAGGAAATCCTTTGGCCCACGTTATCCTTCGTGGTGCCCTGAACGAATATGGTGAAAATGAACCCAATTTCTACTATGAAACCCTCTTAAATGCCATCAATCGCTATGAGATTATGGGACTTGAAAATCCCTTCATTATCATCGATACCAATCATGACAATTCTGGCAAGCAGTATATGGAACAAATTCGCATTGTTCGTCAAGCCTTGTTGAATCGTGATTGGAATGAAAAGATTAAAAAGACGGTTCGAGGCTTTATGATCGAATCTTACCTAGCAGATGGTCGTCAAAACCAACCAGAGGTCTTTGGCTGCTCCATAACTGACCCTTGTCTAGGTTGGGAAAATACAGTAGCCTTGGTAGAAGAAATTTATACTACCTTAACAAAATAA
- a CDS encoding 3-deoxy-7-phosphoheptulonate synthase produces MVFKAKSPKINIEEVRALSKLEGAALARKNQRDQELEAIIRGEDQRILLVIGPCSSDNEEAVLEYAKRLSALQEEVKDRIFMVMRVYTAKPRTNGDGYKGLIHQPNATEAPSLINGIKAVRQLHYRVITETGMTTADEMLYPENLPLVDDLISYMAVGARSVEDQQHRFVASGADFSTGFKNPTSGNLNVMFNGIYAAQNKQSFLFLGKEVETTGNPLSHAILRGALNEYGKNIPNYYYDNLMDTIDQYEKMGLENPFIIIDTNHDNSGKQYMDQIRIVRQTLINRDWNEKIKKYVRGFMIESYLEDGRQNEPEVFGKSITDPCLGWDNTEALVREIYQTLGE; encoded by the coding sequence ATGGTATTTAAAGCTAAAAGTCCTAAAATTAACATTGAAGAAGTTCGCGCCTTGTCTAAATTAGAGGGAGCGGCTCTTGCGAGAAAAAATCAACGTGATCAGGAATTGGAAGCCATCATTCGTGGGGAAGACCAGCGTATTCTCTTGGTGATAGGACCATGTTCATCTGATAACGAAGAGGCGGTTCTCGAGTATGCCAAGCGTCTATCTGCTTTGCAAGAAGAGGTCAAAGACCGTATTTTTATGGTCATGCGTGTCTATACAGCTAAACCTCGTACCAATGGGGATGGCTATAAGGGCTTGATTCATCAGCCAAATGCGACAGAAGCTCCTAGTTTGATCAATGGGATCAAGGCTGTTCGCCAACTGCACTATCGTGTGATTACCGAGACGGGAATGACAACAGCGGATGAGATGCTTTATCCTGAAAATCTTCCGCTGGTGGATGATTTGATTTCTTATATGGCTGTTGGAGCCCGCTCTGTAGAGGATCAACAGCACCGTTTTGTAGCGAGTGGAGCAGATTTCTCAACAGGATTTAAAAATCCCACATCTGGAAATCTCAATGTCATGTTTAACGGGATTTATGCAGCGCAAAATAAACAGAGTTTCCTCTTCCTTGGTAAAGAGGTGGAAACAACAGGGAATCCATTGTCCCACGCCATTCTTCGCGGTGCCTTGAATGAATATGGGAAAAATATTCCTAACTACTACTATGACAATTTGATGGATACCATTGATCAGTATGAAAAGATGGGCTTGGAAAATCCCTTTATCATCATCGATACCAATCATGACAATTCAGGCAAGCAGTACATGGATCAAATCCGTATCGTTCGCCAGACCTTGATTAACCGTGACTGGAATGAGAAAATCAAAAAATATGTTCGTGGTTTTATGATTGAGTCCTATCTAGAAGATGGACGTCAAAATGAGCCAGAAGTTTTTGGTAAGTCTATCACGGACCCTTGTCTAGGATGGGACAACACAGAAGCACTTGTTCGCGAAATTTACCAAACGCTAGGAGAGTAA
- the secA gene encoding preprotein translocase subunit SecA, which yields MANILKTIIENDKGELRRLEKMADKVLNYESQMAAMSDEELKAKTDEFKERYNKGESLDSLLYEAFAVVREAAKRVLGLFPYKVQVMGGIVLHHGDVPEMRTGEGKTLTATMPVYLNALAGKGVHVVTVNEYLTERDATEMGELYSWLGLSVGINLAAKSPMEKKEAYLCDITYSTNSEIGFDYLRDNMVVRAENMVQRPLNYALVDEVDSILIDEARTPLIVSGANAVETSQLYHMADHFVKSLDKDDYIIDVQSKTIGLSDSGIDKAESYFKLENLYDIENVALTHFVDNALRANYIMILDIDYVVSEEQEILIVDQFTGRTMEGRRYSDGLHQAIEAKEGVPIQDETKTSASITYQNLFRMYKKLAGMTGTGKTEEEEFREIYNIRVIPIPTNRPIQRIDHSDLLYASLDAKFKAVVEDVKARYQKGQPVLVGTVAVETSDFLSKKLVAAGVPHEVLNAKNHYREAQIIMNAGQRGAVTIATNMAGRGTDIKLGEGVRELGGLCVIGTERHESRRIDNQLRGRSGRQGDPGESQFYLSLEDDLMKRFGSERLKGVFERLNMSDEAIESRMLTRQVEAAQKRVEGNNYDTRKQVLQYDDVMREQREIIYAQRYDVITADRDLAPEIHAMIRRTIGRIVDAHARSKEDEKLEAILNFAKYNLLPEDSISRSDLAGLSDQAIKDELFQRALKVYDSQVAKLRDEDAVKEFQKVLILRVVDNKWTDHIDALDQLRNAVGLRGYAQNNPVVEYQAEGFRMFNDMIGSIEFDVTRLMMKAQIHEQERPQTEHNISTTATRNIAAQQTQLPKDVDLSQVGRNDQCPCGSGKKFKNCHGKRQ from the coding sequence ATGGCTAATATTTTAAAAACGATTATTGAAAATGATAAAGGAGAACTTCGTCGTCTAGAAAAGATGGCTGATAAGGTTCTAAATTATGAGAGCCAAATGGCTGCGATGTCAGATGAAGAGCTAAAAGCAAAAACTGACGAATTTAAAGAACGTTACAACAAGGGTGAATCACTTGATTCACTGCTATATGAGGCTTTTGCGGTAGTTCGTGAAGCTGCAAAGCGTGTCCTTGGACTTTTCCCTTATAAGGTTCAGGTCATGGGAGGGATTGTTCTTCACCATGGTGACGTTCCAGAGATGCGTACCGGTGAAGGGAAGACCTTGACAGCGACCATGCCAGTGTACCTCAATGCCCTTGCAGGTAAAGGGGTTCACGTAGTTACAGTCAATGAATACCTAACAGAACGTGACGCGACTGAAATGGGTGAATTGTACTCATGGCTCGGTTTGTCAGTAGGGATTAACTTGGCAGCTAAATCTCCAATGGAGAAAAAAGAAGCTTACCTTTGCGACATTACCTACTCAACAAACTCAGAGATTGGTTTTGACTACCTTCGTGACAACATGGTCGTTCGTGCAGAAAACATGGTACAACGTCCGCTCAACTATGCCTTGGTCGATGAGGTTGACTCGATCTTGATTGACGAAGCCCGTACACCATTGATCGTTTCAGGTGCCAACGCAGTTGAGACAAGCCAACTCTACCATATGGCGGACCACTTTGTGAAATCTTTGGACAAGGACGACTATATCATTGACGTTCAGTCTAAGACGATCGGTTTGTCAGATTCTGGTATTGACAAGGCAGAAAGCTACTTTAAACTTGAAAATCTATACGACATCGAAAATGTAGCTCTTACTCACTTTGTTGACAATGCCCTTCGTGCCAACTATATCATGATCCTTGATATCGACTATGTGGTTAGCGAAGAGCAGGAAATCCTAATCGTCGATCAATTTACAGGTCGTACTATGGAAGGTCGCCGTTACTCTGATGGTTTACACCAAGCGATTGAAGCTAAAGAAGGTGTGCCAATCCAAGACGAGACCAAGACTTCAGCTTCTATTACCTACCAAAACCTCTTCCGTATGTATAAGAAATTGGCAGGTATGACGGGTACTGGTAAAACAGAAGAAGAAGAATTCCGTGAAATTTACAACATTCGTGTTATCCCAATCCCAACTAACCGTCCAATTCAACGTATCGACCACTCAGACCTTCTCTATGCAAGCCTTGATGCGAAATTTAAGGCTGTTGTTGAAGATGTAAAAGCTCGTTACCAAAAAGGTCAGCCGGTCTTGGTAGGTACAGTTGCCGTTGAAACGAGTGATTTCCTCTCCAAGAAATTGGTTGCTGCAGGTGTTCCTCACGAAGTCTTGAATGCGAAGAACCACTACAGAGAAGCGCAAATCATCATGAACGCTGGTCAACGTGGTGCAGTTACCATCGCAACCAACATGGCCGGTCGTGGTACCGACATCAAGCTTGGTGAAGGGGTTCGTGAACTTGGTGGTCTTTGCGTCATTGGTACAGAGCGCCACGAAAGTCGCCGTATTGATAACCAGCTTCGTGGACGTTCAGGGCGTCAAGGAGACCCAGGTGAGTCACAATTCTACTTGTCTCTTGAAGATGATTTGATGAAACGTTTCGGTTCAGAACGTTTGAAAGGTGTCTTTGAACGTCTCAACATGTCTGACGAAGCCATCGAATCTCGCATGTTAACGCGTCAAGTTGAAGCAGCTCAAAAACGTGTCGAAGGAAATAACTATGACACTCGTAAACAAGTCCTTCAATACGACGACGTTATGCGAGAACAACGTGAGATCATCTATGCACAACGTTATGATGTCATTACTGCAGATCGTGACTTGGCACCAGAAATCCATGCTATGATTCGTCGTACCATTGGACGTATCGTAGATGCACATGCTCGTTCGAAAGAAGATGAAAAACTGGAAGCAATCTTGAACTTTGCTAAGTATAACTTGCTTCCAGAAGATTCAATTAGCCGTTCAGATCTTGCAGGTCTGTCAGACCAAGCTATCAAAGATGAACTTTTCCAACGTGCCTTGAAAGTCTATGACAGCCAAGTTGCTAAGCTTCGTGACGAAGATGCAGTAAAAGAATTCCAGAAGGTCTTGATCCTACGTGTTGTAGACAACAAGTGGACAGACCATATCGATGCTCTTGACCAGTTGCGAAATGCTGTTGGTCTTCGTGGATATGCTCAAAACAACCCAGTTGTAGAATATCAAGCAGAAGGTTTCCGCATGTTTAACGACATGATTGGATCGATTGAATTCGATGTGACCCGCTTGATGATGAAAGCACAAATCCACGAACAGGAACGTCCTCAAACTGAACACAATATCAGTACAACTGCGACTCGTAATATCGCAGCGCAGCAGACTCAGCTTCCAAAAGATGTGGACTTGAGCCAAGTCGGACGAAATGATCAATGCCCATGTGGATCTGGTAAGAAATTCAAGAACTGTCATGGTAAGAGACAATAA
- a CDS encoding DNA alkylation repair protein yields the protein MAKKVKDYYDLAYASDLSRRLKEASPAFDERKFRLLVEKDLEELEFSQRQELLAKSIKDCLPLSYEDSLKVFEKILGPELEGGLGMFSEGYWLWPIGKYVELYGDKEFELSAAFSKELTKRFTGEFSMRPLLARYPKATMTLLLEWSRDENLRVRRLASECMRIRLPWAKKQTVVLDYFEDFTTILTNLKDDRDKSIQKSVANNLNDLYKEAPDKFERILQTWQKEELSPSCAWIIKHASRTKNKKVATED from the coding sequence ATGGCTAAAAAAGTAAAAGATTATTATGACTTGGCTTATGCTAGTGATTTGAGTCGACGGTTGAAAGAAGCGTCCCCTGCATTTGATGAGCGAAAGTTTAGGTTGTTGGTAGAAAAAGACTTGGAAGAGTTGGAGTTTAGCCAGCGTCAAGAACTCTTGGCTAAAAGTATCAAAGATTGTCTTCCCCTATCTTATGAGGACTCTCTCAAGGTTTTTGAGAAAATTTTGGGTCCTGAGTTAGAGGGTGGTTTAGGTATGTTTTCAGAAGGATATTGGCTTTGGCCAATCGGAAAATATGTAGAGCTATATGGGGACAAGGAATTTGAATTGAGCGCGGCCTTTAGTAAGGAACTCACCAAGCGATTTACTGGAGAATTTTCTATGAGACCTTTGCTGGCTCGCTATCCTAAGGCTACAATGACTTTGCTGTTAGAATGGAGTCGGGATGAAAATTTGCGCGTTCGTAGACTTGCCAGCGAATGTATGCGTATCCGTCTGCCTTGGGCTAAGAAACAAACCGTGGTATTGGATTATTTTGAGGATTTCACCACTATTCTGACCAATCTAAAGGATGATAGAGACAAGTCCATTCAAAAAAGTGTAGCCAATAATCTAAATGATTTGTACAAGGAAGCCCCCGATAAGTTTGAAAGGATTCTTCAAACTTGGCAAAAGGAGGAACTAAGTCCAAGTTGTGCTTGGATCATCAAGCATGCATCTCGAACAAAAAACAAAAAGGTAGCCACAGAAGATTGA
- a CDS encoding LemA family protein translates to MKQNKVILSIVAIFFGLLVLGSCSAVTTYNGLVGEQTKVEQAQADVSTALQRRSDLIGNLVESVKGQMNHETEVFTKIADARAKIGSSSVTSEENQKAQGELSSALSRLISLTENYPELKSNQNVEQLMVELSGSENRIFVARKDYNKIAAEYNQKLRSFPTVLFANMMNFKEAETFKETEEAKTVPKVDFGTSSSSQ, encoded by the coding sequence ATGAAACAAAATAAAGTAATTCTCTCAATAGTGGCGATCTTTTTTGGACTACTAGTTCTGGGAAGTTGTTCCGCAGTGACGACCTATAATGGTCTGGTTGGTGAACAGACTAAAGTGGAGCAGGCTCAGGCCGATGTTTCGACAGCCCTCCAACGTCGTTCGGACTTGATTGGTAACTTGGTGGAGTCCGTTAAAGGACAAATGAATCATGAAACCGAAGTCTTTACCAAGATTGCTGATGCTAGAGCTAAAATCGGTAGTAGCTCAGTGACATCGGAAGAAAACCAAAAGGCTCAGGGAGAATTGAGCTCTGCTCTTTCCCGCTTGATTTCCTTGACGGAGAATTATCCAGAACTCAAGAGCAATCAAAATGTTGAGCAACTAATGGTCGAACTTTCAGGCAGTGAAAATCGTATTTTTGTAGCACGCAAGGACTATAATAAGATCGCAGCCGAGTACAATCAAAAGTTGAGAAGTTTTCCAACCGTGCTTTTTGCGAATATGATGAACTTTAAAGAAGCTGAAACTTTTAAAGAAACAGAAGAAGCTAAGACAGTTCCTAAGGTCGATTTTGGAACCTCTTCATCAAGTCAATAA
- a CDS encoding TPM domain-containing protein produces MKKSRLFKHSLLVRLLGLLMVFLFLSAFTAPEKPEYGIYDPNHYLTDDTIRLIQGLNKVNSQKAEKFQVGVYVVKSLDGETIETVANETARAWKIGYSGDNNGALIVVAVEDRKSRIETSNNVASKITDYQTHRFLTTARPYFQNGDYNKGVLSIVNNLNYMFYSGSSTPSSSSKSSYDYATNSSRLKEIEKYTSESQSSKRHRKSSSSDGVIVFGVLIYFIVMIIGFLFGGRGSRGDDSGGGWWGSDSSDSGSSWSDSGSSWSDSGSDSSGGWDGGGFDGGGSSDDW; encoded by the coding sequence ATGAAAAAAAGCAGATTATTTAAACATAGTTTGTTGGTTCGCTTGCTTGGATTGCTGATGGTCTTTCTCTTCTTGTCAGCATTCACAGCACCTGAAAAACCAGAGTACGGAATCTATGATCCCAATCACTATCTGACTGATGATACAATCAGACTGATCCAAGGCTTGAATAAGGTAAATAGTCAAAAAGCAGAAAAATTCCAAGTGGGCGTTTACGTTGTGAAAAGCCTGGATGGAGAAACAATCGAAACTGTAGCTAACGAAACAGCTAGAGCTTGGAAGATTGGCTACTCGGGAGACAACAACGGCGCCTTGATTGTGGTCGCTGTTGAGGATAGAAAATCACGGATTGAAACCAGTAATAATGTGGCCAGTAAGATCACAGACTATCAGACTCACAGGTTCTTGACAACAGCACGCCCCTACTTTCAAAATGGTGACTACAACAAGGGAGTTCTCTCTATCGTAAACAATCTCAACTACATGTTTTATAGTGGATCGAGTACACCTTCTTCAAGTTCTAAAAGTAGTTACGACTATGCTACTAATTCTAGTCGTCTAAAAGAAATTGAAAAGTATACCAGTGAGAGTCAATCTTCGAAACGTCATCGAAAAAGCAGTTCGAGCGACGGAGTTATCGTATTTGGAGTTCTCATTTACTTCATCGTGATGATTATCGGATTTCTATTTGGTGGTCGTGGTTCACGTGGAGATGATTCTGGCGGTGGCTGGTGGGGCAGTGACTCATCAGACTCAGGTTCCTCTTGGTCTGATTCAGGTTCTTCTTGGTCTGACTCAGGCTCCGACTCATCTGGAGGCTGGGACGGCGGTGGCTTTGATGGTGGCGGTTCGTCTGATGACTGGTGA
- the der gene encoding ribosome biogenesis GTPase Der, which yields MALPTVAIVGRPNVGKSTLFNRIAGERISIVEDVEGVTRDRIYATGEWLNRSFSMIDTGGIDDVDAPFMEQIKHQAEIAMEEADVIVFVVSGKEGITDADEYVARKLYKTHKPVILAVNKVDNPEMRNDIFDFYALGLGEPLPISSVHGIGTGDVLDAIVENLPHEVEEENPDVIKFSLIGRPNVGKSSLINAILGEDRVIASPVAGTTRDAIDTHFTDTDGQEFIMIDTAGMRKSGKVYENTEKYSVMRAMRAIDRSDVVLMVLNAEEGIREYDKRIAGFAHEAGKGMIIVVNKWDTLEKDNHTMKNWEEDIREQFQYLPYAPIVFVSALTKQRLHKLPEMIKQISESQNTRIPSAVLNDVIMDAIAINPTPTDKGKRLKIFYATQVATKPPTFVIFVNEEELMHFSYLRFLENQIRKAFVFEGTPIHLIARKRK from the coding sequence ATGGCCTTACCAACTGTTGCCATTGTAGGGCGTCCCAATGTTGGGAAATCGACCCTCTTTAACCGAATCGCTGGTGAGCGAATCTCAATCGTAGAAGATGTCGAGGGTGTGACACGTGACCGTATCTATGCAACGGGTGAGTGGCTCAACCGTTCTTTCAGTATGATTGATACTGGAGGGATTGACGACGTCGATGCTCCCTTCATGGAGCAAATCAAACACCAGGCAGAAATTGCCATGGAAGAAGCAGATGTCATCGTCTTTGTAGTGTCTGGTAAAGAAGGGATTACAGATGCGGACGAGTACGTAGCTCGCAAACTCTATAAAACTCATAAGCCTGTTATCCTTGCCGTTAACAAGGTTGACAATCCTGAGATGCGAAATGATATCTTTGATTTCTATGCACTAGGCTTAGGTGAACCGTTGCCAATTTCGTCTGTCCACGGTATCGGGACAGGAGATGTGCTGGATGCTATTGTAGAAAATCTGCCACACGAAGTTGAAGAAGAAAATCCAGACGTGATAAAATTTAGCTTGATTGGTCGTCCTAACGTTGGAAAATCAAGTTTGATCAACGCCATTTTGGGAGAAGACCGCGTGATTGCTAGTCCAGTAGCTGGAACAACGCGTGACGCCATTGATACCCACTTTACAGATACGGATGGACAAGAGTTTATCATGATTGATACAGCTGGTATGCGTAAGTCTGGTAAAGTTTATGAAAATACGGAGAAATATTCTGTCATGCGTGCCATGCGTGCCATTGACCGTTCTGACGTGGTCTTGATGGTCCTCAATGCCGAAGAAGGTATCCGTGAATACGACAAGCGTATCGCAGGTTTTGCCCACGAAGCCGGTAAAGGGATGATTATCGTGGTCAACAAGTGGGATACTCTTGAAAAAGACAACCATACCATGAAGAACTGGGAAGAAGACATCCGTGAGCAGTTCCAATACCTGCCTTACGCACCGATTGTCTTTGTATCAGCTCTTACCAAGCAACGTCTCCATAAACTGCCTGAGATGATCAAGCAAATCAGCGAAAGTCAAAACACTCGGATTCCATCAGCAGTCTTGAATGATGTGATTATGGATGCCATTGCCATAAATCCAACACCGACAGACAAAGGGAAACGCCTCAAGATTTTCTACGCAACCCAAGTGGCAACCAAGCCACCAACCTTTGTCATCTTTGTCAATGAAGAAGAACTCATGCACTTCTCTTACCTGCGTTTCTTGGAAAATCAAATCCGCAAGGCCTTTGTCTTTGAGGGAACCCCGATTCATTTGATTGCAAGAAAACGCAAGTAA
- a CDS encoding NADPH-dependent oxidoreductase yields the protein MTETIKLMKAHTSVRRFKEQEIPQADLDEILTAAQMASSWKNFQSYSVILVRSQEKKDALYELVPQEAIRQSGAFLLFVGDLNRAEKGASLHTDTFQPQGVEGLLITSVDAALAGQNTLLAAESLGYGGVIIGLVRYKSEEVAALFNLPDYTYPVFGIALGVPNQQHEVKPRLPLNQVVFEEEYQEQPVEAILDYDQVQADYAGARATTSWSQRLAEQFGQAEPSSTRKNLEQKKLL from the coding sequence ATGACTGAAACCATTAAACTGATGAAAGCCCATACTTCAGTTCGTCGCTTTAAGGAGCAAGAAATTCCTCAAGCGGACTTGGACGAGATTTTGACTGCTGCCCAAATGGCGTCATCTTGGAAAAATTTCCAATCTTACTCTGTGATTCTTGTACGCAGCCAAGAGAAGAAAGATGCCTTATATGAATTGGTTCCCCAGGAAGCCATTCGCCAGTCAGGTGCTTTCCTACTTTTTGTTGGTGACTTGAACAGAGCTGAAAAGGGAGCAAGCCTTCATACGGACACTTTCCAACCTCAAGGGGTGGAAGGTCTCCTTATCACGTCTGTAGACGCTGCGCTTGCTGGTCAAAATACCTTGCTTGCAGCGGAGAGTCTGGGATATGGTGGTGTGATTATCGGTTTAGTCCGTTACAAGTCAGAAGAAGTGGCAGCGCTTTTTAACCTGCCTGACTATACCTACCCTGTTTTTGGGATTGCCCTTGGCGTGCCAAATCAACAACATGAGGTCAAACCAAGACTGCCTTTGAACCAAGTGGTATTTGAAGAAGAATACCAAGAACAGCCAGTTGAAGCGATTTTGGACTATGACCAAGTACAGGCAGACTATGCTGGTGCGCGTGCGACAACCTCTTGGAGTCAGCGTTTGGCAGAGCAGTTTGGTCAAGCCGAACCTAGTTCAACTCGGAAGAATCTAGAACAGAAAAAGTTATTGTAG